The Musa acuminata AAA Group cultivar baxijiao chromosome BXJ1-3, Cavendish_Baxijiao_AAA, whole genome shotgun sequence genome window below encodes:
- the LOC103978508 gene encoding probable E3 ubiquitin-protein ligase ARI8: protein MDSDDDMHDANDVQSVDDDFYGGETGIGSDDEDFDYDFVDNESDDYDDVTSRQQQNYTILSETDIRQHQWEDISRVSTVLSIPRYAASILLRHYNWSISRVHDEWFVDEEHVRKAVGFLEKPVEMMNARELTCGICFENYPRDSMSSASCGHPFCRACWRGYISTSISDGPGCLMLRCPDPSCGAAVGQNMVDVLAPEEDKDKYSHYLLRSYVEDNRKIKWCPAPGCEFAVKFVMGSGSYDICCFCSYSFCWNCTEEAHRPVDCDTVAKWILKNSAESENMNWILANSKPCPKCKRPIEKNQGCMHITCTPPCKFEFCWLCLGSWSEHGERTGGFYACNRYEAAKQEGVYDESERRKEMAKNSLERYTHYYERWATNQSSRQKALADLHTMQTEKLEKLSDGQSQPESQLKFIIEAWLQIVECRRVLKWTYAYGYYLPEHEHAKRRFFEYLQGEAESGLERLHQCVEKELQVYLDAESPVDNFNEFRTKLAGLTSVTRNYFENLVRALETGLKDVGSSNSQTTCTQGLSSKILGNKSKGGKIKTAGTSSGSGAPIHNLDNINFWSCDHCTYANPRSTNTCHMCEHRR from the exons ATGGATTCGGACGACGACATGCATGACGCGAATGATGTCCAGTCGGTGGACGACGATTTCTACGGCGGGGAGACGGGGAtaggcagcgacgatgaggacttCGACTATGATTTCGTCGACAACGAGTCGGACGATTACGATGACGTCACCTCCCGCCAGCAG CAAAACTATACTATTTTGAGTGAGACTGATATTCGGCAGCATCAATGGGAAGATATTAGTAGAGTATCTACTGTCCTTTCAATACCAAGATATGCAGCATCCATCCTTCTTCGTCATTATAACTG GAGTATTAGTAGGGTGCATGATGAATGGTTTGTGGATGAGGAACATGTTCGAAAGGCTGTTGGTTTTTTGGAGAAGCCTGTTGAAATGATGAATGCCAGAGAA CTCACTTGTGGGATTTGCTTCGAGAATTATCCTCGTGACAGTATGAGTTCTGCTTCTTGTGGTCATCCTTTTTGTAGGGCTTGTTGGAGAG GTTACATTAGTACATCAATAAGTGATGGTCCTGGGTGTTTAATGTTGCGATGCCCAGATCCTTCATGTGGTGCTGCTGTTGGTCAAAACATGGTTGATGTATTGGCTCCTGAAGAAGATAAAGACAAGTACTCACACTATCTTCTTAGATCTTATGTTGAAGACAATAGAAAG ATAAAGTGGTGTCCTGCTCCTGGTTGTGAGTTCGCTGTAAAGTTTGTTATGGGCAGTGGAAGCTATGATATTTGCTGCTTCTGTTCATATAGCTTTTGTTGGAAT TGTACTGAAGAAGCTCACCGACCAGTTGATTGTGATACAGTAGCAAAGTGGATCTTGAAGAACAGTGCTGAATCTGAAAATATGAATTG GATACTAGCAAACTCAAAGCCTTGTCCGAAGTGCAAACGGCCAATTGAGAAAAACCAAGGATGCATGCATATAACGTGTACACCTCCTTGCAAATTTGAGTTTTGCTG GTTATGTCTTGGATCATGGTCAGAACATGGTGAGAGGACTGGCGGTTTTTATGCTTGTAATCGCTATGAAGCAGCAAAACAGGAAGGAGTG TATGATGAATCCGAGAGGAGGAAAGAAATGGCTAAAAATTCTCTTGAGAGATATACACATTATTATGAACGTTGGGCTACCAATCAGTCA TCAAGGCAGAAGGCACTTGCAGATCTTCACACTATGCAAACTGAAAAG CTTGAGAAGCTAAGCGATGGGCAAAGCCAACCTGAATCCCAGCTCAAGTTCATAATAGAAGCCTGGTTACAG ATAGTGGAATGTAGGCGAGTATTGAAGTGGACATATGCCTATGGTTATTACCTTCCAGAGCACGAACATGCCAAGAGACGGTTCTTTGAATATCTGCAAG GTGAGGCTGAGTCTGGGTTAGAGCGACTTCATCAATGTGTGGAGAAGGAGCTCCAAGTCTACCTTGATGCGGAATCTCCCGTGGACAACTTTAATGAGTTCCGTACTAAACTAGCTGGACTGACCAG TGTAACTAGGAACTACTTTGAGAATCTTGTTCGAGCCCTGGAGACTGGGTTGAAGGATGTCGGCTCTTCCAACAGCCAGACCACATGCACCCAGGGTTTAAGCTCCAAGATCTTGGGCAACAAAAGTAAGGGCGGAAAGATCAAAACAGCCGGGACCAGCTCTGGATCTGGTGCTCCAATCCATAACTTGGACAACATCAATTTCTGGTCGTGTGACCACTGCACCTATGCAAACCCTAGGTCTACTAACACGTGCCATATGTGTGAGCATCGCAGGTAA